A window of Desulfuromonas soudanensis genomic DNA:
TATCTCTGGTCGAAGACGCCGGACTGATCCTCCTCAATACCTGCTCGGTGCGCGACAAGGCCGAGCGCAAGGTCTACGGCCATCTCGGCAGCTTCAAACCCCTCAAGGCCGACAACCCGGCCCTGATCATTGGCGTCGGCGGCTGCGTCGCCCAGCAGGAGGGGGAGCGGCTCCTCGAGAAGCTCCCCTTTCTCGACCTTGTTTTCGGCACCCACAACGTCCACAAGCTCCCCGAGATGGTCCAGGCGGTGGAGAAGAACCGGGTCCGCTGCCTGGAGACCGATTTCCTCGATCGGGAGACCCGTCTCGCCCTCTTCCCCCGCCGCACGGAAGGGGATATGGTGAGCCGCTTCGTGACGGTGATGCAGGGGTGCGACAACTTCTGTTCCTACTGCGTCGTCCCCCATGTGCGCGGCCGGGAAATCAGCCGTCCCAGCGCCGAGATTCTCGCCGAGATCGAGGAACTCTCCGCCGGAGGGGTCCGTGAAGTCACCCTCATCGGCCAGAACGTCAACTCCTACGGCGCCAGAATCGAGGGGGAACTCTCCTTTGCCGCCCTCCTCGCCGCCGTCCAGGCCATCGACGGCATCGAGCGGATCCGTTTCACCACCTCCCACCCCCGCGATCTCTCCGGGGAGCTTATCGCCGCCTTCGCTACCCTCGACAAGCTCTGCCTGCATATCCACCTCCCGGTACAGTGCGGCTCCGACCGGGTGCTGAAACTGATGAACCGCGGCTACACCCGCGCCGGGTATCTCGACCGTGTGCGCCGCCTCAAGGAAGTCGCCCCGGAGATCCGCCTCACCTCGGATATCATCGTCGGCTTTCCCGGAGAAACCGAAGAGGATTTTGCCGCCACCCTCGACCTGGTGGCCGAGGTGCGTTACGCCGACGTCTTCACCTTCCTCTATTCTCCCCGTCCCGGCACCGCTGCCGCAGAACTTTCCGACGATCTCCCCGCGGCCGTCCGCCAGGAGCGCTTCGACCGCCTCCTGGCCCTGCAGGAGTCCATCGGCCGCCAGGTCTGGGCCGCCGATGTCGGGGCTGTTCTGCCGGTCCTCGTCGAGGGAGAGAGCCGTCAGGGAGAAGGACAGATCTTCGGCCGCACCACCTGGAACCGCATCGTCAACTTCCCGGGGAGCCCGGAACTCATCGGCAGGACCGTGCCGGTCCGCATCCTTCGGTCGAACAAAAACACCCAGCTCGGCGAGATTGTCATCTAGCTCGGGACCACTGGATCGGTTCCCCTGCAGTTGAGTCCGTTTACTCCTTGGGACGGCAACCGAACCAATCGTCAACGCAGAGACTCAGAGGAGGAGAGAAGCGCAGAGGAAGGTCCTTGTACTACGCGCTTCCGGTCTGATTTTTCTCTCTCCATCTCCGCGCCCTTCTGCAGCACCTGACACTTTCCGGCCATCCCCCAACCTCCGTCCAGGAGACGACACTTTCATGATCGATCTGCACAGCCATTCCATCTTCAGCGACGGGGAACTGATCCCCTCCGAGCTCACCCGCCGCGCCGCTATCCTCGGATACCGGGCGCTGGCGATCACCGACCACGGCGATTTTTCCAACCTCGACTTCATCATCCCGCGCATCCTTCGGGTGGCCGGCGATCTCGGCGCCGCCTGGGGCCTGACGGTGATTCCCGGGATCGAGCTCACTCATATCCCGCCGGCGTCGATTGCCGCGGCGGCCAGGGAGGCCCGAGCCCTCGGCGCCCGCATCATCGTCTGTCACGGCGAAACCATCGTCGAGCCGGTGGCGTGCGGCACCAACCGCGCGGCGCTCCTTTCCGACATCGACATCCTCTCCCATCCCGGGCTGATTACCGCCGAAGACGCCGCCCTGGCCGCCGAGCGCGGCATCTGTCTGGAGCTGACCACCCGCAAGGGGCACTCCCTGACCAACGGTCACGTCGCCCGCACCGCCCTGGCCGCCGGGGCGCTGCTGGTGGTCAACACCGACAGCCATGCCCCCGGGGATCTCACGTCCCTCGATATGGCGCGGAAAATAGCCCTCGGGGCGGGGCTCTCCGAAGCAGAGTTCGAACAGACCCGGCGCAACAGCGAGGCCCTGGTGGCCCGCTCTCTCCTGTGAAGCCTGCAGGGTCAATTTCAACGCAGAGAGCGCTGAGAAGGTCAGGAGGACGCAGAGAAGGGCAGGAGTAAAAAACTTTGTTTTTGGTTAACCCCCAAGGCTAGAATTTTATCGGCTTTCTCTGTGATCTCTGTGCCCTCGAGTGAGTGCAGCGAACGGGTGGTGAAAGCTTTGCCTGCTGAAAGGCTTTTGACCGCGGAGGGCGCGGAGGGCGCGGAGAAGGGCCAGGTCAAAAAACATTCCACACGACCCTGCTTTTATCTGCGAACATCTGCGTCATCTGCGGATATAAAGTATTTGACCTTGTCTCAGCCGAAGCGCGAAGGAGAGCCGGATTTTAAGGATTTTCCTTCGTGACCTTCGTGGTGAAACATCGCTTTTTTATAAACACAGCAACATTCAACTGGCGAGGATTTCATGAACGATACGGATTTCGCTTTTCTCAAGGAGTTGGTCGAAGCTCCGAGCCCCTCCGGTTATGAACAGCCCGCTCAGCGGATCATGCGCCGCGAACTGGAGCCGGTGGCCGACGAGGTGACCACCGATGTCATGGGGAACGTCATCGCCCGCATCGCCGCGGCAGGGGAGGGGGCTCCGCGCCTGATGCTCGCCGGCCACTGCGACGAGATCGGCTTCATGGTCAAGTACGTCGACGACGCCGGCTTCATCTTCTTTTCCCCCATCGGCGGGGTCGACGCCCACCTCGTTCCCGGGCAGCGGGTGCTGATTCACGGCACCGGCGGGCCGGTTCTCGGGGTGGTGGGGAAGAAGCCGATTCACATGATGGAAACCAAGGAGCGGGAGACCGTCGTCAAGTTCAAGGCGATGTTCATCGACATCGGCTGCAGCAGCCGCAGCGAAGTCGAGGCGTTGGTGGCGATCGGCGACCCGGTGACCCTCAAGGTCGGTCTCGAGCGTCTGCAGGGAGACCGGGTGATCTCCCGGGCTTTTGACGACAAGATGGGGGCCTTCATCGTCGCCCGGGTGCTGCAGGAGGTCCGCCGCCGCGGCGCCCCCCCGGTGGAACTCTACGGGGTCTCGACGGTGCAGGAGGAGGTCGGCTTGCGCGGCGGCGCGACGAGCGTCTACGGCATCGACCCCGACATCGGCATCGCCGTCGAGGTCGGCTTCGCCACCGATTTTCCCGAGGTCGACAAGAAGGAACTCGGCGAGTTCAAGGTCGGCAGCGGTCCGATTCTCAGCCGCGGAGCCAACGTCAACCCGGCCCTCTTTGAGCTTCTCATGGAGTGCGCCCGCGACGAAAAGATCCCGGTGCAGGTCATGGCCCAGGCCCGGGCGACGGGGACCGACGCCAACGTCATCCAGCTCTCCCGCGGCGGTGTCGCCGCCGCCCTGGTCAGCGTACCGCTGCGCTACATGCACACCCCCGTCGAGCTCCTTTCCCTGAGCGATCTGGAGAACACCGTGCGTCTGCTCACCGCCCTGGTTTATCGCATCAGGGACCGTGGTCAGTTCATCCCCAATTAGGCTTTTTTCAGGACCTTTTTCCTTGACCCCCCACAGGGGCAGGTATAAAGTCGCCAGTTAATATTTTTCGGTCTGAACCCCTGGTTGCCGGGCCGGATATCGAACTTTTTCCTGGATCCAACCCCAGGTTTTCCGGCTTTTAGAATGGCGAATTTTTAGCCACCAAGGCACGGAGACACCAAGAAAAACGTAATACAAATAATTGCTTTCCTTGGTGTCTTGGTGCCTTGGTGGCAATTCATAAATTTCATTCATTCTCTTTAGAGTTTCAAATAGCGATATTTCCCCCCGGCAAAGGAGATGGCGATGCACGACCTCGATATCCGCGAAGGGCTCACTTTCGATGATGTGCTACTGATTCCGGCTCATTCCACCGTCCTCCCCAAGGAGGCCGATCTCTCCACCTGGCTGACCCCGCAAATCCGTCTCAACATCCCCCTCCTCTCCGCCGCCATGGACACCGTCACCGAGTCCCGAACCGCCATCTGCATGGCTCGGGAAGGGGGGATGGGGTTCGTGCATAAAAACCTCTCCGTCATCGAACAGGCGCTCAAGATCGATCAGGTCAAGAAATCGGAGAGCGGGATGATCGTCGACCCGATCACCATGCACCCCGATCAGAAGATCTTCGAGGCCCTGGAGCTGATGAAGAAATACCGCATCTCCGGGGTGCCGATCACCCGGGACGGACTGCTGGTGGGGATTCTCACCAACCGCGACCTGCGCTTCGAGACCCGTCTCGACCAGCCGATCTCCGCCGTCATGACCAAGGACAAGCTGGTGACCGTCCCCCCGGGGACGACGC
This region includes:
- the miaB gene encoding tRNA (N6-isopentenyl adenosine(37)-C2)-methylthiotransferase MiaB — encoded protein: MAAEKTFYLETFGCQMNVVDSERIVDSLKQIGYRQVSLVEDAGLILLNTCSVRDKAERKVYGHLGSFKPLKADNPALIIGVGGCVAQQEGERLLEKLPFLDLVFGTHNVHKLPEMVQAVEKNRVRCLETDFLDRETRLALFPRRTEGDMVSRFVTVMQGCDNFCSYCVVPHVRGREISRPSAEILAEIEELSAGGVREVTLIGQNVNSYGARIEGELSFAALLAAVQAIDGIERIRFTTSHPRDLSGELIAAFATLDKLCLHIHLPVQCGSDRVLKLMNRGYTRAGYLDRVRRLKEVAPEIRLTSDIIVGFPGETEEDFAATLDLVAEVRYADVFTFLYSPRPGTAAAELSDDLPAAVRQERFDRLLALQESIGRQVWAADVGAVLPVLVEGESRQGEGQIFGRTTWNRIVNFPGSPELIGRTVPVRILRSNKNTQLGEIVI
- a CDS encoding histidinol phosphate phosphatase domain-containing protein — its product is MIDLHSHSIFSDGELIPSELTRRAAILGYRALAITDHGDFSNLDFIIPRILRVAGDLGAAWGLTVIPGIELTHIPPASIAAAAREARALGARIIVCHGETIVEPVACGTNRAALLSDIDILSHPGLITAEDAALAAERGICLELTTRKGHSLTNGHVARTALAAGALLVVNTDSHAPGDLTSLDMARKIALGAGLSEAEFEQTRRNSEALVARSLL
- a CDS encoding M42 family metallopeptidase: MNDTDFAFLKELVEAPSPSGYEQPAQRIMRRELEPVADEVTTDVMGNVIARIAAAGEGAPRLMLAGHCDEIGFMVKYVDDAGFIFFSPIGGVDAHLVPGQRVLIHGTGGPVLGVVGKKPIHMMETKERETVVKFKAMFIDIGCSSRSEVEALVAIGDPVTLKVGLERLQGDRVISRAFDDKMGAFIVARVLQEVRRRGAPPVELYGVSTVQEEVGLRGGATSVYGIDPDIGIAVEVGFATDFPEVDKKELGEFKVGSGPILSRGANVNPALFELLMECARDEKIPVQVMAQARATGTDANVIQLSRGGVAAALVSVPLRYMHTPVELLSLSDLENTVRLLTALVYRIRDRGQFIPN